A stretch of Desulfurivibrio alkaliphilus AHT 2 DNA encodes these proteins:
- the purF gene encoding amidophosphoribosyltransferase, whose protein sequence is MATPIPSTDYLPPAAAANDRPREECGVCGIYGHPYAAKITYFGLFSLQHRGQESAGIVVSDGEQIRQHKGMGLVPEVFSEEDLGRLQGHLAVGHVRYSTTGASHITNAQPFVATHRGSTLAVAHNGNLVNIRSLRDELESQGSIFQSTMDSEVVVHLLARCLDMELDQAIVETFRLIKGAYSILLMTKDKLVAVRDPGGFRPLCLGRLNNGSYIVASETCALDLVEAQYIRDVEPGEVLIIDQQGLRSLHLEQNQPPSFCIFEHVYFARPDSDIFGINVYQSRKRMGEILARECPIEADLVMPFPDSGNYAAIGYAQASGIPLEMGVIRNHYVGRTFIQPTQSMRDFSVRVKLNPIRSFLENKRVIIMEDSIIRGTTARSRVQSLRGIGVKEVHMVISCPPTRNPCYYGIDFPSCEELVANQKTVEQIRDYLDLDTLYYLSLEGLVEATGAPAENFCKACFDGNYPVPPDRDFRKNVLGCGGSTLACPGRKQ, encoded by the coding sequence ATGGCGACTCCAATACCTTCAACCGACTACCTGCCGCCGGCGGCTGCCGCCAACGATCGACCCCGGGAAGAGTGCGGGGTCTGCGGCATCTACGGCCATCCTTATGCCGCCAAAATTACCTACTTCGGGCTCTTTTCCCTGCAGCACCGCGGCCAGGAAAGCGCCGGGATCGTGGTCTCCGACGGCGAGCAGATCCGCCAGCACAAAGGCATGGGGCTGGTGCCGGAGGTGTTCAGCGAGGAAGACCTGGGGCGTTTGCAGGGGCACCTGGCGGTGGGGCATGTGCGCTACTCCACCACCGGGGCTTCCCACATCACCAACGCTCAACCTTTTGTTGCCACCCACCGGGGCTCCACCCTGGCCGTGGCTCATAATGGCAATCTGGTCAATATTCGCAGTTTGCGTGATGAACTGGAGAGCCAGGGCTCGATTTTTCAGTCCACCATGGACAGCGAGGTGGTGGTCCATTTGCTGGCCCGCTGCCTGGATATGGAGCTGGATCAAGCTATTGTCGAGACCTTTCGGCTGATCAAGGGGGCTTACTCCATCCTGCTGATGACCAAAGACAAGCTGGTGGCGGTGCGCGACCCGGGAGGCTTCAGGCCTCTCTGCCTGGGCCGGCTCAACAACGGTTCATACATTGTGGCCTCTGAAACCTGTGCCCTGGATCTGGTGGAAGCCCAGTACATCCGCGATGTGGAGCCCGGTGAGGTGCTGATCATCGACCAGCAGGGTTTGCGTTCGCTGCATCTTGAGCAAAACCAGCCGCCGAGCTTCTGCATCTTTGAACATGTCTATTTTGCCCGGCCGGACAGCGATATTTTCGGGATCAACGTCTATCAGAGCCGCAAGCGGATGGGTGAGATTCTGGCCCGGGAATGCCCCATTGAGGCCGACCTGGTGATGCCCTTTCCCGACTCGGGCAACTATGCCGCCATCGGCTACGCCCAGGCCTCGGGAATTCCTCTGGAAATGGGGGTGATCCGCAACCATTATGTGGGGCGTACCTTTATCCAGCCCACCCAGTCCATGCGTGATTTCTCCGTGCGGGTCAAGCTTAACCCCATTCGCAGCTTTCTCGAAAACAAGCGGGTGATCATCATGGAAGACTCCATCATCCGCGGCACCACGGCCCGCAGCCGGGTCCAGTCTTTGCGCGGCATCGGGGTTAAAGAAGTGCATATGGTGATCAGTTGCCCGCCCACCCGCAACCCCTGTTATTACGGGATCGACTTTCCTTCCTGCGAAGAGCTGGTGGCCAACCAGAAGACGGTGGAGCAAATTCGCGACTATCTCGATCTGGACACCCTCTATTACCTTAGCCTGGAAGGCCTGGTGGAGGCCACCGGCGCCCCGGCGGAAAACTTCTGCAAGGCCTGCTTCGACGGCAATTATCCTGTGCCGCCGGATCGCGACTTCCGTAAAAACGTCCTTGGCTGCGGGGGATCAACGCTGGCATGCCCGGGCCGCAAGCAATGA
- the trxA gene encoding thioredoxin, with the protein MASDKLLEISDADFDAQVLKNSLPVLVDFWAPWCGPCKAIGPVIEQLAEEYAGKVAIAKMNVDDSPSTPGKYGIRAIPTLIMFKNGEVVDQITGAVGKPQLAALIDKAL; encoded by the coding sequence ATGGCCAGTGACAAATTGCTAGAGATTTCCGATGCCGATTTCGACGCTCAGGTACTGAAAAATTCCCTGCCGGTGCTGGTTGACTTCTGGGCTCCCTGGTGTGGTCCCTGCAAGGCCATCGGTCCGGTGATCGAACAACTGGCCGAGGAGTACGCCGGCAAGGTCGCCATTGCCAAGATGAACGTCGACGACAGCCCGTCGACCCCCGGCAAATACGGCATCCGCGCCATCCCCACCCTGATCATGTTTAAAAACGGCGAGGTGGTGGATCAAATCACCGGCGCCGTGGGCAAACCCCAGCTCGCCGCCCTCATCGACAAAGCACTGTAA
- the bamD gene encoding outer membrane protein assembly factor BamD: MPLFQHPSARPTGWSAWLLTLLILLLLVSGCGTKNRDQSPEAEQDPRAPELLAMEGMEKFNQARYRQALEIFKDLKERYPFSSVGVLAELKAADATYYLRRYDEALPLYQEFENNHPTNEAIPYVMFQIGMCHYQRIGTIDRDPAHALNAIAAFTRLNRAFPDSPYRKEAEARTMAARDFMARHEMFIAGFYLNTKKYDQAERRLAYLIDNYPESELIPEAEEVLAALEAGNPPRRNWRDFVPDLSLGSWRDFIGTVSAAPGVESDHY; the protein is encoded by the coding sequence ATGCCTCTTTTTCAACATCCGTCCGCCAGGCCGACCGGTTGGTCGGCCTGGCTTTTGACCCTGCTGATCCTGCTGCTGCTGGTGAGCGGTTGCGGCACCAAGAACCGCGATCAATCGCCGGAGGCCGAGCAGGACCCGCGGGCGCCCGAATTGCTGGCCATGGAAGGGATGGAAAAGTTCAACCAGGCCAGATACCGCCAGGCTTTGGAGATCTTCAAGGACCTCAAGGAACGCTACCCTTTCAGCTCGGTGGGGGTGCTGGCGGAACTCAAAGCGGCCGACGCCACCTACTACCTGCGCCGCTACGACGAGGCCCTGCCCCTGTACCAGGAGTTTGAAAACAACCATCCCACCAACGAGGCCATCCCTTACGTAATGTTCCAGATCGGCATGTGCCATTACCAGCGGATCGGCACCATCGATCGCGACCCCGCCCACGCCTTGAACGCCATCGCCGCCTTCACCCGGCTGAATCGCGCCTTCCCCGACTCACCCTACCGGAAGGAAGCCGAGGCGCGGACCATGGCTGCCCGGGATTTCATGGCCCGCCACGAGATGTTCATCGCCGGCTTTTACCTCAACACCAAAAAATACGACCAGGCGGAAAGACGGCTTGCTTATCTGATCGACAACTACCCGGAAAGCGAACTTATCCCGGAAGCCGAAGAAGTGCTGGCCGCCCTGGAAGCCGGCAACCCGCCCCGGCGGAACTGGCGGGACTTTGTCCCCGATCTGTCGTTGGGCAGCTGGCGGGATTTTATCGGCACCGTCAGCGCCGCCCCCGGCGTCGAAAGCGACCATTATTAG
- a CDS encoding epoxyqueuosine reductase QueH yields MKLLLHICCGPCACYPVSVLQAEGVEFRGWFYNPNIHPFQEFKRRLEALEQLAARWQLTVDYERRYGLRDYLRQVVFHEEQRCRLCYEMRLAAAARQTRLLGLQAFTTTLLYSRYQQLEVITEVAQAAARREGVDFYYRDFRPGWRQGIEISRRLELYRQPYCGCIYSEQERYDRR; encoded by the coding sequence ATGAAGCTGCTGCTCCATATCTGCTGCGGCCCCTGCGCCTGTTATCCGGTAAGCGTACTGCAGGCGGAAGGGGTAGAGTTTCGGGGCTGGTTTTACAACCCCAACATCCATCCTTTTCAGGAATTCAAGCGGCGGCTGGAGGCCCTGGAGCAACTGGCGGCGCGCTGGCAGTTAACGGTGGATTATGAGCGCCGTTACGGGCTGCGCGATTACCTGCGGCAGGTGGTGTTCCACGAGGAGCAGCGCTGCCGTCTGTGCTATGAAATGCGCCTGGCGGCGGCGGCCAGGCAAACCCGGCTGTTGGGGTTGCAGGCCTTCACCACCACGCTGTTGTACAGCCGTTACCAGCAGCTTGAAGTGATTACCGAGGTGGCCCAAGCGGCGGCCCGCCGGGAAGGGGTTGACTTTTATTACCGGGATTTCCGGCCGGGCTGGCGGCAGGGGATTGAAATTTCCCGCCGCCTTGAGTTGTATCGGCAGCCATATTGTGGTTGCATCTACAGCGAGCAGGAGCGGTATGACCGCCGGTAA
- a CDS encoding sigma-54-dependent Fis family transcriptional regulator, whose product MTTATSKTPQSPPPNGAGNGEATEPLPRDYADLACLYEITRELASSADLRVCLAKILAILSRQKGLNNGAVTIINPLTGQIETEVAHGITVEARKKGTYRIGEGITGRVVASGAPIVVPRISEEPLFLDRTSARRSRGEELSFICVPIRRGPDTIGALSVDREYREGEEFEQDLRFLTILSGLVAQTVKRVQLVNQEQQRLEQENSQLRRELSEKYRVSSILSNSSRMQEVLEMIHRVAASNATVLLRGESGTGKSMVARAVHHNSKRAAGPFITVNCSALPETLLESELFGHERGAFTGAHETRKGRFELAEGGTLFLDEIGELSTAVQVKLLSVVQDREFQRVGGSRPLKCDVRLITATNKDLEKAVAEGTFREDLYYRLNVFPIYLPPLRERRTDILLLAEFFLEKFASENDKNIRRISTPAIDLLTQYHWPGNVRELQNCLERAVLICDEDTIKSYHLPPTLQSSDSLREVSPSSFTAAVESFERELIIDALKKTDGNQTRAAALLETSLRIINYKIKKYAIEPRRYRVAAKSSA is encoded by the coding sequence ATGACAACCGCAACCAGCAAGACCCCCCAAAGCCCCCCCCCAAACGGCGCCGGCAACGGTGAGGCGACCGAACCCCTGCCCCGCGATTATGCCGACCTGGCCTGTCTTTATGAGATTACCCGGGAGTTGGCCTCTTCGGCCGACCTGCGGGTTTGCCTGGCCAAGATCCTGGCCATCTTATCACGGCAGAAGGGGCTCAACAACGGGGCGGTGACCATTATCAACCCGCTCACCGGCCAGATTGAAACCGAGGTGGCCCACGGGATTACGGTGGAGGCCCGGAAGAAGGGCACCTATCGGATCGGCGAAGGGATCACCGGCCGGGTGGTGGCCTCCGGGGCCCCCATCGTAGTGCCCCGAATCAGTGAAGAGCCCCTTTTTCTCGACCGCACCAGTGCCAGAAGAAGCAGGGGGGAAGAGCTTTCCTTCATCTGTGTGCCCATTCGTCGCGGGCCGGATACCATCGGTGCCTTGAGTGTGGACCGGGAGTACCGGGAAGGAGAGGAATTTGAGCAGGATCTGCGTTTTCTGACCATCCTGAGCGGTCTTGTGGCCCAGACCGTAAAAAGGGTGCAGTTGGTAAACCAGGAACAGCAGCGCCTGGAGCAGGAAAACAGCCAACTGCGCCGGGAGTTGTCGGAAAAATACCGGGTCAGTAGTATTTTGAGCAACTCCAGCCGCATGCAGGAGGTGCTGGAGATGATTCACCGGGTGGCGGCCAGTAACGCCACCGTGCTGCTGCGCGGCGAGTCCGGCACCGGTAAGAGCATGGTGGCCAGGGCGGTGCATCACAACAGCAAACGGGCGGCCGGGCCCTTCATCACCGTCAACTGCTCGGCCCTGCCGGAGACCCTGCTGGAGAGTGAGCTGTTCGGGCATGAACGGGGGGCCTTTACCGGCGCCCACGAGACCCGCAAGGGCCGCTTTGAACTGGCCGAGGGCGGCACCCTGTTTCTTGATGAAATCGGCGAGCTGAGTACCGCCGTTCAGGTCAAGCTGCTCAGCGTGGTGCAGGACCGGGAGTTTCAGCGGGTCGGCGGCAGCCGGCCGTTGAAGTGCGATGTGCGCCTGATCACCGCCACCAATAAGGATCTGGAAAAAGCGGTGGCCGAAGGTACTTTCCGGGAGGACCTTTATTACCGGCTCAACGTCTTTCCCATTTATCTGCCGCCGCTCAGGGAGCGGCGCACCGATATTCTGCTGCTGGCCGAATTTTTCCTGGAAAAATTTGCATCCGAAAACGACAAGAATATCCGCCGCATTTCCACCCCCGCCATTGATCTGCTCACCCAGTACCATTGGCCGGGCAATGTCCGTGAGTTGCAGAACTGCTTGGAACGGGCGGTGCTGATCTGTGACGAGGATACCATCAAAAGTTATCACCTGCCGCCCACCCTGCAGAGCTCCGATTCCCTGCGGGAGGTCAGCCCCAGTTCCTTCACCGCTGCCGTGGAGAGTTTTGAGCGGGAGCTGATCATCGACGCCCTCAAAAAGACCGACGGCAACCAGACCAGGGCCGCGGCCCTGCTGGAGACCAGTCTGCGGATCATCAATTACAAAATCAAGAAATACGCCATTGAGCCCAGGCGCTACCGGGTGGCGGCAAAGAGTTCGGCATGA